Proteins encoded by one window of Massilia sp. NR 4-1:
- a CDS encoding argininosuccinate synthase, with protein MSDIKKVVLAYSGGLDTSVILKWLQDNYKCEIVTFTADLGQGEELEPARAKALKFGIKPENIFIDDVREEFVRDFVFPMFRANTVYEGEYLLGTSIARPLIAKRLIEIANETGADAISHGATGKGNDQVRFELGAYALKPGVKVIAPWREWDLLSREKLLKYAEDAGIAIDMKHKNGGAPYSMDANLLHISFEGRHLENPSAEAEESMWRWTVSPEAAPDQAEYLDIEYEHGDIVALNGKRLSAAAVLTELNRLGGKHGIGRLDLVENRYVGMKSRGCYETPGGTIMLKAHRAIESITLDREVAHLKDDLMPRYASLIYNGYWWAPERVALQTLIDHTQQTVNGWVRVKLYKGNVIVVSRDSKTDSLFDQTIATFDEDGGAYNQADAAGFIKLNALRMRIAANARQKRGQ; from the coding sequence ATGAGCGACATTAAAAAAGTAGTCCTCGCCTATTCCGGCGGCCTGGACACCTCCGTTATCCTGAAATGGCTGCAGGATAACTACAAATGTGAAATCGTTACCTTCACGGCCGACCTGGGCCAGGGCGAGGAACTGGAACCGGCGCGCGCCAAGGCGCTGAAGTTCGGCATCAAGCCCGAGAACATCTTCATCGACGACGTGCGCGAAGAGTTCGTGCGCGATTTCGTCTTCCCCATGTTCCGCGCCAACACCGTGTACGAAGGCGAATACCTGCTGGGCACCTCGATCGCCCGTCCGCTGATCGCCAAGCGCCTGATCGAGATCGCCAACGAGACCGGCGCCGACGCCATTTCGCATGGCGCCACCGGCAAGGGCAACGACCAGGTGCGCTTCGAGCTGGGCGCCTATGCGCTGAAGCCGGGCGTGAAAGTGATCGCACCGTGGCGCGAATGGGATCTGCTGTCGCGCGAAAAGCTGCTGAAATACGCGGAAGACGCCGGCATCGCCATCGACATGAAACACAAGAACGGCGGCGCGCCGTACTCGATGGATGCCAACCTGCTGCATATCTCGTTTGAAGGCCGCCACCTGGAAAACCCGAGCGCGGAAGCCGAGGAATCGATGTGGCGCTGGACCGTGAGCCCGGAAGCGGCGCCCGACCAGGCCGAGTACCTCGACATCGAATACGAGCACGGCGATATCGTCGCCCTCAACGGCAAGCGCCTGAGCGCCGCCGCCGTGCTGACGGAATTGAACCGCCTGGGCGGCAAGCACGGCATCGGCCGTCTCGACCTGGTGGAAAACCGCTACGTCGGCATGAAGTCGCGCGGCTGCTATGAAACGCCGGGCGGCACTATCATGCTGAAAGCGCACCGCGCCATCGAATCGATCACCCTGGACCGCGAAGTGGCCCACCTCAAGGATGACCTGATGCCGCGCTACGCTTCGCTGATTTACAACGGCTACTGGTGGGCGCCGGAGCGCGTCGCGCTGCAAACCCTGATCGACCACACGCAGCAGACCGTAAACGGCTGGGTACGCGTCAAGCTGTACAAGGGCAATGTGATCGTCGTCTCGCGCGATTCGAAGACCGATTCGCTGTTCGACCAGACCATCGCCACCTTCGACGAGGACGGCGGCGCCTACAACCAGGCCGATGCTGCCGGCTTCATCAAACTGAACGCCCTGCGCATGCGCATCGCCGCCAACGCGCGCCAGAAGCGCGGCCAGTAA
- a CDS encoding protein-glutamate O-methyltransferase CheR: MKATELLRQATGMNLSRTVVDEAVQQRMELTGCRDRKAYLRDIAPEELTALVELVVVPESWLFRDPQAFAAAVQHVQLRAADAARMGRPVRILSLPCAGGEEPYSMAMALADAKVAPSAYAIDACDLSPACIARAQRGVYGRNAFRNSDLSFRERYFTPLGSERYQINDEIQRQVRFRQANLLTLDATRWQGCYDVIFCRNLLIYFDKPTVRAAIGRIATMLADNGILLSGYAELPTFVHNGFSPLPHRQAFALRKDDSGPAAAPPGKPAWFPERRQAPPCDGAAIPARGTPNRRSSDLARLMRQGQAPAALPAAAVAPVPVAPPPSLPLRGATLAPQPHAAAPGALPAPRALPAMPAAGAAAPPPMRPAADSLAEARRLADQGRVDEAAAACQRWLASVPDSAEAYFILGLLSEIGQQPAQAQALLKRCLYLQPDHYEALCHLALLTEQGGDPSAAATLKARAARVYQRQQPH, encoded by the coding sequence ATGAAAGCCACCGAGCTGCTGCGCCAGGCCACCGGCATGAACCTGTCGCGCACCGTGGTGGACGAAGCGGTGCAGCAGCGCATGGAGCTGACCGGCTGCCGCGACCGCAAAGCCTATCTGCGCGACATCGCACCGGAAGAATTGACGGCGCTGGTAGAGCTGGTGGTGGTGCCGGAATCCTGGCTATTCCGCGATCCGCAAGCCTTTGCCGCTGCGGTCCAGCATGTGCAGCTGCGCGCCGCCGATGCCGCGCGCATGGGCCGGCCGGTGCGCATCCTGTCCCTGCCCTGCGCCGGCGGCGAAGAACCGTATTCGATGGCGATGGCGCTGGCCGACGCCAAAGTGGCGCCATCGGCGTACGCCATCGACGCCTGCGACCTGAGTCCGGCCTGCATTGCGCGCGCCCAGCGCGGCGTGTATGGCCGCAATGCCTTCCGCAACAGCGACCTGTCCTTCCGCGAGCGCTATTTCACGCCGCTCGGCAGCGAGCGTTACCAGATCAACGATGAGATCCAGCGCCAGGTACGCTTCCGCCAGGCCAACCTGCTGACGCTCGACGCTACGCGCTGGCAGGGCTGCTATGACGTGATCTTTTGCCGCAATCTGCTGATCTATTTCGACAAACCCACGGTGCGCGCGGCGATTGGGCGCATCGCCACCATGCTGGCCGATAACGGCATCCTGTTGTCCGGCTATGCCGAGCTGCCGACCTTCGTGCACAACGGCTTTTCCCCCCTGCCGCACCGCCAGGCTTTCGCTTTGCGCAAGGACGACAGCGGCCCGGCCGCGGCGCCGCCCGGCAAGCCCGCCTGGTTCCCGGAACGGCGTCAAGCCCCGCCCTGCGACGGCGCCGCCATTCCCGCGCGCGGCACGCCCAACCGGCGCAGCTCGGACCTGGCGCGCCTGATGCGGCAAGGCCAGGCGCCGGCCGCGCTCCCGGCCGCCGCTGTGGCGCCGGTCCCGGTGGCGCCGCCACCGTCCCTGCCGCTGCGGGGCGCCACGCTGGCCCCCCAGCCCCATGCCGCCGCGCCTGGCGCGCTGCCCGCGCCGCGCGCCTTGCCGGCGATGCCGGCGGCCGGCGCCGCCGCGCCGCCGCCCATGCGGCCCGCCGCCGACAGCCTGGCCGAGGCACGCCGGCTGGCCGACCAGGGCCGCGTCGACGAAGCGGCCGCCGCTTGCCAGCGCTGGCTGGCAAGCGTGCCCGATTCGGCCGAAGCCTATTTCATCCTCGGTCTGCTGAGCGAAATCGGCCAGCAGCCGGCGCAGGCGCAAGCGCTGCTGAAACGCTGCCTGTACCTGCAGCCCGACCATTACGAAGCCCTGTGCCATCTGGCCCTATTGACCGAACAAGGCGGCGACCCGAGTGCTGCCGCCACGCTGAAGGCGCGCGCGGCGCGCGTCTACCAGCGCCAGCAGCCCCACTAA
- a CDS encoding methyl-accepting chemotaxis protein, whose protein sequence is MIKNLSIKHKLYFGFGTILAVLIILLLLAYNRFQSLAEANNWDKHTMEVLHDIDAVNNAILSIQVEVRGYLLTGNEATLSGGDKDKIAEMKRDLRELIKLTADNPAQNERLKKAESVLATWADTLMRAQIEKRRSLGSAAGAADLMGQSKELRDSANAVLEGRRLLDEAAAEEDRLLAQRAQASQRQQENMLMVLTVGGAVCVTLSLLVVILLSKAILAPLANLTWAAGRIADGDQNARATVSTGDELGQVGEAFNKMAQAIQASLEKEKAVADQLRAKVDSLLAVVSKAAAGDLTGNVTVGGDDAIGQMGGGIARMFDNLRLLINNVQKAGIQVTTSATEIAASAKEQEAMGVEQAQTSVEILATTKEISSNTSQLLKTMEDATAVADYTTSATAEAQGNLRRMDQTMHTMVAATDSINAKLAALSEKASNINSVLTTITKVADQTNILSLNAAIEAEKAGEAGRGFSVVATEIRRLADQTSVSTWDIEQMLKEMQSAVSASVMGMDKFSEEIRRSVGEVRQVVEQLSGVMDQVQKLAPQFDAVLQGMQAQAVGAQQITETMMQLNDATQQTVESLKSTSEAVHQLQYAATDLQASVATFAVNG, encoded by the coding sequence ATGATCAAAAATCTGAGCATCAAACACAAACTCTATTTCGGCTTTGGGACCATTCTCGCGGTCCTGATCATCCTGCTGCTGCTTGCCTATAACCGCTTCCAGAGCCTGGCCGAGGCCAATAATTGGGACAAGCACACCATGGAAGTGCTGCATGATATCGACGCGGTCAACAACGCCATCCTCAGCATCCAGGTCGAGGTGCGCGGCTATCTCCTGACCGGCAACGAGGCCACCCTGAGCGGCGGCGACAAGGATAAGATCGCCGAAATGAAGCGCGATCTGCGCGAATTGATCAAGCTGACCGCCGACAATCCGGCCCAGAACGAGCGCCTGAAAAAGGCCGAAAGCGTGCTCGCCACCTGGGCCGACACCCTGATGCGGGCCCAGATCGAAAAACGCCGCTCGCTCGGCAGCGCCGCCGGCGCGGCCGATCTCATGGGCCAGTCCAAGGAATTGCGCGACAGCGCCAACGCCGTGCTGGAAGGCCGCCGCCTGCTCGACGAAGCGGCCGCCGAGGAAGACCGCCTGCTGGCCCAGCGCGCCCAGGCCAGCCAGCGCCAGCAGGAAAACATGCTGATGGTGCTGACCGTCGGCGGCGCCGTCTGCGTCACGCTGTCGCTGCTGGTGGTGATCCTGCTCTCCAAAGCCATCCTGGCGCCGCTGGCCAACCTGACCTGGGCCGCCGGCCGCATCGCCGACGGCGACCAGAATGCGCGCGCCACCGTCAGCACCGGCGATGAGCTGGGCCAGGTGGGCGAGGCCTTCAACAAGATGGCGCAAGCCATCCAGGCCAGCCTGGAAAAGGAAAAGGCGGTGGCCGATCAGCTGCGCGCCAAGGTCGATTCGCTGCTGGCCGTCGTCAGCAAGGCCGCGGCCGGCGACCTGACGGGCAACGTCACCGTCGGCGGCGACGACGCCATCGGCCAGATGGGCGGCGGCATCGCGCGCATGTTCGACAATCTGCGCCTGCTGATCAATAACGTGCAGAAGGCCGGCATCCAGGTCACCACCTCGGCCACCGAAATCGCCGCGTCGGCCAAGGAACAGGAAGCCATGGGCGTGGAACAGGCCCAGACCAGCGTGGAAATCCTGGCCACCACCAAGGAAATCTCCAGCAACACCAGCCAGCTGCTGAAGACCATGGAAGACGCCACCGCCGTCGCCGATTACACCACCAGCGCTACCGCCGAAGCGCAAGGCAATCTGCGCCGCATGGACCAGACCATGCATACCATGGTAGCGGCCACCGACTCGATCAACGCCAAGCTGGCCGCGCTGTCGGAAAAAGCCAGCAACATCAACAGCGTGCTGACCACCATCACGAAAGTGGCGGACCAGACCAATATCCTCTCGCTCAACGCCGCCATCGAGGCCGAGAAGGCGGGCGAGGCGGGCCGCGGCTTCTCGGTGGTGGCCACCGAAATCCGCCGCCTGGCCGACCAGACCTCGGTCTCCACCTGGGACATCGAGCAGATGCTCAAGGAAATGCAGTCGGCGGTGTCGGCCAGCGTGATGGGCATGGACAAATTCTCGGAAGAGATCCGGCGCAGCGTGGGCGAGGTGCGCCAGGTGGTTGAGCAGCTGTCGGGCGTGATGGACCAGGTGCAGAAGCTGGCGCCGCAGTTCGACGCCGTGCTGCAAGGCATGCAGGCCCAGGCCGTGGGTGCGCAGCAGATCACGGAGACCATGATGCAGCTGAACGACGCCACCCAGCAGACGGTGGAATCGCTGAAGTCTACCAGCGAGGCGGTGCACCAGTTGCAGTACGCCGCTACCGATCTGCAAGCCAGCGTCGCCACCTTCGCCGTCAACGGCTGA
- a CDS encoding chemotaxis protein CheW, with the protein MTTARAQELDDCWNRIGVAGDHSCPRLQQAIHCRNCPVYAGAAQHNLQRPLAPGYRQEWAEHFRRPAQESARHDASCVVFRIGIEWLSLPTPLFLQVAPQARPHRLPHRAAHGLAGIVNVGGKLYPCVSLAALMGIDERDTQERSGHHIFPRLLLVRMENDTYALPVAELHGIERYHSADMLAPAATINKGLTRYLAGVLPLREMQIGCLDAGLLAHQLARTLR; encoded by the coding sequence ATGACAACTGCCCGAGCCCAAGAGCTGGACGATTGCTGGAACCGCATAGGCGTGGCGGGCGACCATAGCTGCCCGCGGCTGCAGCAGGCCATCCACTGCCGCAACTGCCCAGTGTATGCCGGCGCCGCCCAGCATAATCTGCAGCGCCCGCTCGCCCCCGGCTACCGGCAAGAATGGGCCGAGCACTTCCGCCGTCCGGCGCAGGAAAGCGCGCGCCACGACGCCTCCTGCGTGGTCTTCCGCATCGGCATCGAATGGCTGTCCCTGCCTACGCCGCTGTTCCTGCAGGTGGCGCCGCAGGCCCGGCCGCACCGTCTGCCGCACCGCGCGGCGCATGGCCTGGCAGGCATCGTCAATGTCGGCGGCAAGCTCTATCCCTGCGTGTCGCTGGCGGCCCTGATGGGCATCGACGAGCGCGACACCCAGGAGCGCAGCGGCCACCATATCTTCCCGCGCCTGCTGCTGGTGCGCATGGAGAACGACACCTATGCCCTGCCCGTGGCCGAGCTGCACGGCATCGAACGCTATCACAGCGCAGACATGCTGGCGCCGGCCGCCACCATCAACAAGGGACTGACGCGCTATCTGGCGGGCGTGCTGCCGCTGCGCGAGATGCAGATCGGCTGCCTGGACGCCGGCCTGCTGGCCCACCAGCTTGCGAGAACCCTGCGATGA
- a CDS encoding chemotaxis protein CheW — MKVLVFHIGADRYGLPLAAVQRVLPLLELKALPLAPDAVAGLMNLHGASVPVIDLCRISGGAPAPQQVDTRILLVDYRTPQGEPHALGLLAEKVQGVQDVDAAALAASGVSAAPFLGAVAGDAAGIIQLVRLEELLPPALRAQLFQPSAQAQGVPKGEPS; from the coding sequence ATGAAAGTGCTGGTCTTCCACATCGGCGCCGACCGCTACGGCCTGCCGCTGGCGGCTGTGCAGCGCGTCCTGCCATTGCTGGAGCTGAAGGCGCTGCCGCTGGCGCCGGACGCCGTGGCCGGCCTGATGAACCTGCACGGCGCCAGCGTGCCCGTGATCGATCTATGCCGCATCAGCGGCGGCGCCCCGGCGCCGCAGCAGGTCGACACCCGCATCCTGCTGGTCGACTACCGCACGCCGCAGGGCGAGCCGCACGCCTTGGGCCTGCTGGCCGAGAAAGTGCAAGGCGTGCAGGACGTCGACGCGGCGGCGCTCGCTGCCAGCGGCGTGAGCGCGGCGCCCTTTCTCGGCGCCGTGGCGGGCGACGCGGCCGGCATCATCCAGCTGGTGCGGCTGGAAGAGCTGCTGCCGCCGGCCCTGCGCGCGCAGCTGTTCCAGCCCTCGGCCCAGGCCCAGGGCGTGCCCAAGGGCGAGCCATCATGA
- a CDS encoding ATP-binding protein → MEMFAVDDDVAQWELALLPLRGVARLPVLLPLAWHLRQRDSARAEAFAAEALALLPQTRLDADACSLIGARLYLVQGEARWLQGRLDEAAALAAQALATAQVLDDPAGCGDAHWLQAWIAVDRGEHRRCDEELALCAEAARGAGDQERLAVAEGASARWAVLHDPRAAAARWGVHFARKTERLSLAAATWISDYMGLAASQVNDFGAAASHYIHCYESALETGQLRAAIIAATNIGEDFCILNDHHSALEWMQCALDLARPTGWPRSIGACLMHTADTMRRLGRMDAADELLREALVILAPVSGARSYAIALQYLGDLSLDRSQHSSALDAFLRLQGRAEVLNQPDFLSVARRGQAHALSCLGRAQEALDTALDAVHLAADKGNAHHHIAALRVLALIHSQHALAPPPGMTALNPPLHYLHQALHVAATVEGYIVPGDLYEALAHEYARAAHYEQAYEMALAASAARERTHSQEATNRAIAMQVHHQTEHARAEGHHHRELAASEARRAEVLQQTSATLERLSAIGQEVTTHLDAGAVFRVLNRHVHALLSANTFVIYLCDPDGARLSRAFGVEDGQTLPENSLPLDHPTAYSVRCLLERREIYLENTAHLQHPVAAVTPGTQVSVSALFVPLLAGERVLGVMTVQAMHANAYGERERLIFRTLCAYGAIALDNAHAYRQLKDAQSQLVSQEKLAALGSLMAGVAHELNTPIGNSLLIASTLEHKTADLEVALNGPGLRRSELAAYITDARKASELVMRGLHSAADLVNSFKQVAVDRTTEQRRHFNLHQVTHEIVATMMNRIRASNHSIAFEVPQLLALDSYPGPFGQVITNLINNALLHAFEGRENGRMRLEASTPVEGRVQICFSDDGDGIAPEHLGRIFDPFFTTKLGQGGSGLGLSISYNIVSSLLGGQIAVSSSSAGTAFTLDLPLTAPVHDPERAASIY, encoded by the coding sequence ATGGAGATGTTCGCTGTCGATGACGATGTGGCGCAATGGGAGCTGGCCCTCCTGCCCTTGCGCGGCGTCGCCCGTCTGCCGGTGCTGCTGCCGCTGGCCTGGCATCTGCGCCAGCGCGACAGCGCGCGCGCCGAAGCCTTCGCCGCCGAAGCCCTGGCCCTGCTGCCGCAAACCCGCCTCGATGCCGATGCCTGTAGCCTGATCGGCGCCCGCCTGTACCTGGTGCAGGGAGAAGCACGCTGGCTGCAAGGCCGCCTGGACGAAGCCGCCGCGCTGGCGGCCCAGGCGCTGGCGACGGCGCAAGTCCTGGACGATCCCGCCGGCTGCGGCGACGCCCATTGGCTGCAAGCCTGGATCGCCGTCGACCGCGGCGAACACCGGCGCTGCGACGAGGAATTGGCGCTGTGCGCGGAAGCCGCGCGCGGCGCCGGCGACCAGGAAAGGCTGGCCGTGGCCGAAGGCGCCAGCGCGCGCTGGGCCGTGCTGCACGATCCGCGCGCGGCGGCGGCGCGCTGGGGCGTCCACTTCGCGCGCAAGACCGAGCGCCTGTCGCTGGCCGCCGCCACCTGGATCAGCGACTATATGGGCCTGGCCGCCAGCCAGGTCAACGACTTCGGCGCCGCCGCCAGCCACTACATCCACTGCTACGAGTCGGCGCTGGAAACCGGCCAGCTGCGCGCCGCCATCATCGCCGCCACCAATATCGGCGAAGACTTCTGCATCCTCAACGACCACCATTCGGCGCTGGAGTGGATGCAGTGCGCCCTCGATCTGGCGCGTCCCACCGGCTGGCCGCGCAGCATCGGCGCCTGCCTGATGCACACGGCCGACACCATGCGCCGCCTGGGCCGCATGGACGCCGCCGACGAGCTGCTGCGCGAGGCGCTGGTGATCCTGGCGCCGGTGTCCGGCGCGCGCAGCTATGCCATCGCCCTGCAGTACCTGGGCGACCTCTCGCTCGACCGCAGCCAGCACTCGTCGGCGCTGGACGCCTTCCTGCGCCTGCAGGGCCGGGCCGAAGTGCTGAACCAGCCCGACTTTCTGAGCGTGGCGCGGCGCGGCCAGGCGCATGCCCTGTCCTGCCTGGGCCGCGCCCAGGAGGCGCTCGATACCGCGCTGGACGCGGTGCACCTGGCAGCCGACAAGGGCAATGCCCACCACCACATCGCCGCGCTGCGCGTGCTGGCGCTGATCCACAGCCAGCATGCGCTGGCGCCGCCGCCAGGCATGACGGCGCTGAATCCGCCGCTGCACTATCTGCACCAGGCCTTGCACGTGGCGGCCACGGTGGAAGGCTATATCGTGCCGGGCGACCTGTACGAAGCCCTGGCCCACGAATACGCGCGCGCCGCCCATTACGAGCAGGCGTACGAGATGGCGCTGGCCGCCAGCGCCGCGCGCGAGCGCACCCACAGCCAGGAAGCCACCAACCGCGCCATCGCCATGCAGGTGCACCACCAGACCGAACACGCGCGCGCCGAAGGCCACCACCACCGCGAACTGGCGGCGTCCGAGGCGCGCCGCGCCGAAGTGCTGCAGCAGACCAGCGCCACGCTGGAACGCCTGTCGGCCATCGGCCAGGAAGTGACCACCCACCTGGACGCGGGCGCCGTGTTCCGCGTGCTGAACCGCCATGTGCACGCCCTGCTCTCGGCCAATACCTTCGTCATCTATCTGTGCGACCCGGACGGCGCGCGCCTGAGCCGCGCCTTCGGCGTGGAGGATGGCCAGACCCTGCCCGAGAACTCGCTGCCGCTCGACCATCCGACCGCCTACTCGGTGCGCTGCCTGCTGGAGCGGCGCGAAATCTACCTGGAGAACACGGCCCACCTGCAGCATCCGGTGGCCGCCGTCACGCCCGGCACGCAAGTCAGCGTCAGCGCCCTGTTCGTGCCGCTGCTGGCGGGCGAACGGGTGCTGGGCGTGATGACGGTGCAGGCCATGCACGCCAACGCCTATGGCGAGCGCGAAAGGCTGATCTTCCGCACCCTGTGCGCCTATGGCGCCATCGCGCTGGACAACGCCCACGCCTACCGCCAGCTCAAGGATGCGCAAAGCCAGCTGGTATCGCAGGAAAAGCTGGCGGCCCTCGGTTCCCTGATGGCGGGCGTGGCGCACGAGCTGAATACGCCGATCGGCAACAGCCTGCTGATCGCCAGCACCCTGGAGCACAAGACGGCCGACCTGGAAGTGGCGCTGAACGGCCCGGGCCTGCGCCGCTCCGAGCTGGCGGCCTACATCACCGATGCGCGCAAGGCCTCCGAGCTGGTGATGCGCGGCCTGCACAGCGCGGCCGACCTGGTGAACAGCTTCAAGCAGGTGGCGGTGGACCGCACCACGGAGCAGCGCCGCCACTTCAACCTGCACCAGGTCACGCATGAAATCGTGGCGACCATGATGAACCGCATCCGCGCCTCCAACCACAGCATCGCCTTCGAGGTGCCGCAGCTGCTGGCGCTGGACAGCTATCCCGGCCCCTTCGGCCAGGTCATCACCAACCTGATCAACAACGCCCTGCTGCACGCCTTCGAAGGCCGCGAGAACGGCCGCATGCGCCTGGAAGCCAGCACGCCGGTGGAGGGACGGGTGCAGATCTGCTTCAGCGACGACGGCGACGGCATCGCGCCCGAACACCTGGGCCGCATCTTCGATCCCTTCTTCACCACCAAGCTCGGTCAGGGCGGCAGCGGCCTGGGACTGTCGATCAGCTATAACATCGTCAGCTCGCTGCTGGGCGGGCAGATCGCCGTCAGCAGCAGCAGCGCCGGCACCGCCTTCACGCTGGACCTGCCGCTGACGGCGCCCGTGCACGATCCGGAGCGCGCGGCGTCCATCTACTGA
- the argF gene encoding ornithine carbamoyltransferase, with amino-acid sequence MSTKKPIKHYLQFSDFTLEEYEYVIERAHVIKRKFKNYEIYHPLIDRTLVMVFEKNSTRTRLSFEAGMHQLGGAAIYLNTRDSQLGRGEPVEDAGQVMSRMCDIIMVRTFGQEIIERFAANSRVPVINGLTNEHHPCQVFADIFTYYEHRGPIAGKTVAWVGDANNMLYSWLQAAEVFGFHLNVSTPKGYDMDLSQVQTKRYTFFDNPSDACAGAHLVNTDVWTSMGYEAENAARLKAFDGFMVDAAKMQRAAPDALFMHCLPAHRGEEVAAEVIDGPQSVVWDEAENRLHIQKALIEYLLLGRIDNK; translated from the coding sequence ATGTCTACGAAAAAACCGATCAAACACTACCTCCAGTTTTCCGATTTCACGTTGGAAGAATATGAATACGTGATCGAGCGCGCCCATGTGATCAAGCGTAAGTTCAAGAACTACGAGATCTACCACCCGCTGATCGACCGTACCCTGGTGATGGTGTTTGAAAAGAATTCGACCCGTACCCGCCTCTCCTTCGAGGCCGGCATGCACCAGCTGGGCGGCGCCGCCATCTACCTGAACACGCGCGACAGCCAGCTGGGGCGCGGCGAGCCGGTGGAAGACGCCGGCCAGGTGATGTCCCGCATGTGCGACATCATCATGGTGCGCACCTTCGGCCAGGAGATCATCGAGCGTTTCGCCGCCAATTCGCGCGTGCCGGTGATCAATGGCCTGACCAACGAGCACCACCCCTGCCAGGTGTTCGCCGACATCTTCACCTACTACGAGCACCGCGGCCCGATCGCGGGCAAGACCGTGGCCTGGGTGGGCGACGCCAACAATATGCTGTACTCCTGGCTGCAGGCGGCCGAAGTATTCGGCTTCCACCTGAACGTGTCCACGCCAAAAGGCTACGATATGGACCTGTCGCAGGTGCAGACCAAGCGCTACACCTTCTTCGACAATCCGTCCGACGCCTGCGCCGGCGCCCACCTGGTCAACACCGACGTCTGGACCAGCATGGGTTACGAGGCCGAAAACGCGGCCCGCTTGAAAGCCTTCGACGGCTTCATGGTCGATGCGGCCAAGATGCAGCGCGCCGCGCCCGATGCCCTGTTCATGCACTGCCTGCCCGCCCACCGCGGCGAGGAAGTGGCGGCCGAGGTGATCGACGGCCCGCAATCGGTGGTCTGGGACGAGGCGGAAAACCGCCTGCACATCCAGAAGGCCCTGATCGAGTACCTGCTGCTGGGCCGCATCGACAACAAGTAA